A stretch of the Polyangiaceae bacterium genome encodes the following:
- a CDS encoding cation:proton antiporter — MGVASFLLAVAGIFLIGAAGEAVFRRTSVPDVIWLILVGILLGPILHFVTREQLTNIAPYFAALTLVVVLFEGGSKLDLGDVSRAAPRSALLALVSFGLAVAAVTLLSMGARLVGVLPGTWSWTHGLLLGAILGGSSSIIIMPAMQQAKVAPRVASLVGLESAFTDAFCVVGASALIDILAASALPGQSPAAALLTSFAIGAGMGAVSGAAWLLVLRFLRDSEHAYPITLSSLIVLYVAIDHAGGSAALGILAFAVIVGNAKGISAKVGLTDQRGLGRDVRGFHTQMTFIIKSFFFTFIGAMLGPPLGLIAFGILLGATMLAARVPAVHAAMVGTDFGPADRKLVMVSLPRGMAAGVLATLPAAAGVPSTEQLPTVVFAAVFTSILVFAVGFPLVRRGARQGPAEASAPIPPAAGTEAAAAQEPPPNEPVGDGPPPPPGAPGDEQA; from the coding sequence ATGGGAGTTGCTTCGTTCCTTCTGGCCGTCGCCGGGATCTTCCTGATCGGTGCCGCGGGCGAGGCAGTATTCCGCCGGACCAGCGTACCGGACGTCATCTGGCTGATCTTGGTCGGTATCCTCCTGGGTCCGATCCTGCACTTCGTCACGCGCGAGCAGCTCACCAACATCGCGCCCTACTTCGCCGCGCTGACGCTGGTCGTGGTCTTGTTCGAAGGGGGGAGCAAGCTCGACCTGGGGGACGTGTCTCGCGCGGCGCCGCGCTCGGCGCTCCTCGCGCTCGTGAGCTTCGGGCTCGCCGTAGCGGCCGTCACCCTTCTCAGCATGGGCGCGCGCCTGGTGGGAGTGCTGCCGGGCACGTGGAGCTGGACTCACGGGCTCCTGCTCGGGGCGATCCTCGGTGGCTCGAGCTCGATCATAATCATGCCTGCCATGCAGCAGGCGAAGGTGGCCCCCCGCGTCGCCAGCCTGGTCGGGCTGGAGTCGGCCTTCACCGACGCTTTTTGCGTCGTCGGTGCCAGCGCCCTCATCGACATCCTGGCCGCCAGCGCCTTGCCCGGGCAGTCACCGGCGGCCGCGCTCCTGACCTCGTTCGCGATCGGCGCTGGGATGGGAGCCGTCTCGGGCGCCGCCTGGCTCTTGGTGCTGCGATTCCTGCGCGACAGCGAGCACGCCTACCCGATCACGCTCTCGTCGTTGATCGTGCTGTACGTGGCGATCGATCACGCGGGAGGCAGCGCGGCGCTCGGCATCCTCGCCTTCGCGGTCATCGTCGGCAACGCCAAGGGGATCAGCGCCAAGGTCGGCCTGACGGATCAGCGCGGGCTCGGGCGAGACGTTCGAGGCTTCCACACCCAGATGACCTTCATCATCAAGTCGTTCTTCTTCACGTTCATCGGGGCGATGCTGGGGCCTCCCTTAGGCCTGATCGCCTTCGGTATCTTGCTGGGCGCCACGATGCTCGCAGCGCGCGTGCCCGCCGTGCATGCCGCCATGGTCGGGACCGATTTCGGCCCCGCCGACCGCAAGCTGGTCATGGTTTCTCTGCCGCGCGGCATGGCGGCGGGCGTGCTGGCGACGCTGCCCGCCGCTGCGGGCGTGCCTTCCACCGAGCAGCTGCCCACGGTGGTGTTCGCCGCGGTGTTCACCTCGATCCTGGTGTTCGCCGTCGGCTTCCCGCTCGTCCGTCGCGGCGCGCGGCAGGGGCCAGCGGAGGCGTCGGCTCCGATCCCTCCCGCGGCGGGAACGGAAGCAGCGGCCGCTCAGGAGCCGCCGCCGAACGAACCGGTGGGCGATGGGCCGCCGCCACCGCCCGGCGCTCCAGGCGACGAACAAGCTTGA
- a CDS encoding aminotransferase class I/II-fold pyridoxal phosphate-dependent enzyme, whose amino-acid sequence MDGSKPGVHLNLNVWGLGRSPTIAIDARSRELAAAGHRIYRFGLGQSPFPVPAPVVAALREHAPVKDYLPVEGLPALREAVARYYCLRGVERTAQDILVGPGSKELMFLLQLTFYGDLVIPTPSWVSYAPQAQIVGRPIRWVPTTAEDGWPLTPAELDRVCRDEPEKPRLVVLNYPANPTGQTYDVGRLEELAAVARRYRALLLSDEIYGELHHQGLHESVARFYPEGTIVSSGLSKWCGAGGWRLGTFAFPPTLAWLREAMAAVASETFTSTSAPIQYAAVTAFEVGAEIQQYLRSARRVLRAFGALVHRELVRAGAEVAEPCGGFYVFPDFGPLRQRLRERGIETSTELCERLLLETGVALLPGLAFGRPPEELTARLAYVDFDGALALVAARALEPESELDEGFVAQQAPRLVEGLSRLTEWCAAR is encoded by the coding sequence ATGGACGGGAGCAAGCCGGGGGTTCACCTGAACCTCAATGTCTGGGGCCTGGGGCGCTCGCCGACGATCGCCATCGACGCCCGCAGCCGAGAGCTCGCCGCCGCCGGACACCGCATCTATCGCTTCGGCCTCGGCCAGAGCCCGTTCCCCGTGCCCGCTCCCGTCGTCGCAGCGCTGCGGGAGCACGCGCCGGTGAAAGACTACCTGCCGGTGGAGGGACTGCCGGCGCTGCGCGAGGCAGTGGCGCGCTACTACTGCCTGCGCGGCGTCGAGCGCACGGCCCAGGACATCTTGGTCGGCCCAGGGTCGAAGGAGCTGATGTTCCTTCTGCAGCTCACCTTCTACGGCGACCTCGTCATCCCGACGCCGAGCTGGGTGTCTTACGCGCCGCAGGCGCAGATCGTCGGGCGCCCGATCCGCTGGGTACCCACCACCGCGGAGGACGGCTGGCCGCTCACGCCCGCCGAGCTCGATCGAGTTTGCCGCGACGAACCGGAGAAGCCGCGGCTGGTGGTGCTGAACTACCCCGCGAACCCCACGGGACAGACCTACGACGTCGGTCGCCTGGAGGAGCTGGCCGCCGTCGCCCGGCGCTACCGCGCGCTGCTCCTGAGCGACGAAATCTACGGCGAGCTGCACCACCAGGGACTCCACGAATCCGTGGCGCGCTTCTACCCGGAGGGCACCATCGTCAGCAGCGGTCTCAGCAAGTGGTGCGGTGCTGGAGGCTGGCGACTGGGCACCTTCGCGTTCCCGCCGACCCTGGCCTGGCTTCGAGAGGCGATGGCGGCGGTAGCGAGCGAAACCTTCACCTCGACGAGCGCGCCGATCCAATACGCGGCCGTCACCGCCTTCGAGGTCGGAGCCGAAATCCAGCAGTACCTCCGTAGCGCTCGGCGAGTGCTCCGCGCTTTCGGTGCGCTCGTCCATCGCGAGCTCGTGCGCGCCGGCGCCGAGGTGGCCGAGCCGTGTGGAGGGTTCTACGTGTTTCCGGACTTCGGCCCGCTCCGGCAGAGGCTTCGCGAGCGAGGGATCGAAACCAGCACGGAGCTGTGCGAGCGGCTGCTCCTGGAGACGGGCGTGGCCCTGCTTCCGGGTCTGGCCTTCGGACGCCCGCCGGAAGAGCTCACCGCGCGCTTGGCCTACGTGGACTTCGACGGAGCTCTGGCACTCGTCGCGGCCCGAGCGCTCGAGCCCGAGTCCGAGCTCGACGAGGGGTTCGTCGCCCAGCAGGCCCCTCGTCTCGTCGAGGGGCTCTCGCGGCTGACGGAGTGGTGCGCCGCGCGCTGA
- a CDS encoding lysine 2,3-aminomutase, translated as MAGRARIRARKYRALQRGDIDRMPELARLSAEQRLEMKAVSAVLPFRVNEYVAEELIDWSKVPDDPIFQLTFPQPGMLDPEALRSMLELVRKGAPEAQIEAAARRIQRSLNPHPAGQIELNVPRVGGRPLRGLQHKYRETVLFFPSQGQTCHAYCTYCFRWAQFVGIDELKFASREVEGLVAYLLAHREVSSVLLTGGDPLIMKTSVLRRYVEPLLAPELEHITSIRIGTKALGYWPYRFVTDPDADDLLRLFEEVRAAGRHIALMGHYTHPRELETPVAQAAIQRVRRAGAVVRCQAPIVRHVNDKVRTWANMWRLQVQLGAVPYYMFVERDTGPKNYFEVPLAKSLEIFNQAFRLVSGLARTVRGPSMSATPGKVLVDGVAEVQGEQVFVLKFLQARDPDWVGKPFFARFDPDATWLDQLVPAFGVSKFFFESELRKIRRTHRQQAWGDSVPDRRRSVVFGHVEWE; from the coding sequence ATGGCTGGCCGAGCCCGAATCCGCGCTCGCAAGTACCGCGCGTTGCAGCGCGGCGACATCGATCGAATGCCGGAGCTCGCGCGGCTGAGCGCGGAGCAACGCCTGGAGATGAAGGCGGTGTCCGCGGTCCTACCGTTCCGCGTGAACGAGTACGTGGCCGAAGAGCTCATCGATTGGAGCAAGGTCCCGGACGATCCGATCTTCCAGCTGACGTTCCCGCAGCCGGGGATGCTCGACCCGGAGGCGCTCCGGAGCATGCTCGAGCTGGTGCGGAAGGGGGCACCGGAGGCTCAGATCGAGGCTGCTGCGCGTCGCATCCAGCGCTCGTTGAATCCCCACCCGGCGGGCCAGATCGAGCTGAACGTGCCGCGCGTCGGCGGCCGGCCGTTGCGGGGCTTGCAGCACAAATACCGTGAGACCGTGCTGTTCTTCCCCAGTCAGGGCCAGACTTGTCATGCGTACTGCACGTATTGCTTTCGCTGGGCGCAGTTCGTCGGCATCGACGAGCTGAAGTTCGCGAGCCGGGAGGTCGAGGGGCTGGTCGCGTACTTGCTCGCACACCGAGAGGTTTCGAGCGTGCTCCTCACGGGTGGTGACCCTCTGATCATGAAGACCTCGGTGCTTCGCCGCTACGTGGAGCCCCTGCTCGCGCCAGAGCTCGAGCACATCACCTCCATCCGCATCGGGACCAAGGCACTCGGGTATTGGCCGTACCGCTTCGTCACAGATCCGGACGCCGACGACCTGTTGCGGTTGTTCGAAGAGGTGCGAGCCGCCGGCCGACACATCGCGCTCATGGGGCACTACACTCACCCGCGGGAGCTGGAGACGCCGGTCGCCCAAGCCGCGATTCAGCGCGTGCGCCGAGCGGGCGCGGTAGTGCGCTGCCAGGCGCCGATCGTGCGTCACGTCAACGACAAGGTCCGGACCTGGGCCAACATGTGGCGCTTGCAGGTCCAGCTCGGGGCGGTGCCGTATTACATGTTCGTGGAGCGCGACACTGGGCCCAAGAACTACTTCGAGGTGCCGCTCGCCAAGAGCCTCGAGATCTTCAATCAGGCTTTTCGCCTGGTCTCCGGCCTAGCGCGCACGGTGCGCGGGCCCTCCATGAGCGCCACCCCTGGAAAGGTGCTGGTCGATGGGGTCGCGGAGGTCCAGGGCGAGCAGGTCTTCGTGCTGAAGTTCCTCCAGGCGCGCGACCCCGACTGGGTGGGCAAGCCGTTCTTCGCGCGCTTCGACCCGGATGCGACCTGGCTCGACCAGCTCGTGCCGGCTTTTGGCGTGTCGAAGTTCTTCTTCGAGTCGGAGTTGCGCAAGATCCGCCGCACTCACCGCCAGCAGGCCTGGGGTGATAGCGTCCCCGATCGGCGGCGATCGGTGGTGTTCGGTCACGTGGAGTGGGAGTGA
- a CDS encoding GNAT family N-acetyltransferase, translated as MANKLDLASFEKKVRVRRLRARDYDSVVALQLACFPSMKPWSREQFESQLTTFPEGQLGVTVNQALVASSSSLIVDFDMYSEWHDWMKLSDSGFIRNHDPKGDTLYGIEIMVHPQFRGMKLARRLYEARKQLCRDLNLARIVIGGRIPGYREHAKRITAQQYCDRVVRKELVDPVLTTQVANGFVLQRLIPDYLPSDEDSSGWATHMEWVNLDYRPSEQRNLRAVQSVRIGAVQYKMRAISSFEDFAQQVAFFVDVASDYRCDFVVFPELFTLQLLGLARSKRPGLAARKLADFTPRYLELMTALAIKHDVNIVGGSLFSIEHGRLFNIAYLFRRNGTLGKQYKLHVTPSERKWWGVEGGSRVEVFETDRGRVAINVCYDVEFPELARVAAKSGAQILFVPFNTEGRHGYLRVRHCAQARAIENHLYVVIAGCTGNLPNVENADIHYAQSAILTPVDIPFARDGVADECQPNVETIVMHDVDLELLRRHRYTGTTTNWADRRTDLYEIRFLPDGSVV; from the coding sequence ATGGCGAACAAACTGGACCTGGCTAGCTTCGAAAAGAAAGTCCGCGTGCGCCGCCTGCGAGCGCGCGACTACGACAGCGTCGTCGCCCTTCAGCTCGCCTGCTTCCCGAGCATGAAGCCGTGGTCGCGCGAGCAGTTCGAGAGCCAGCTGACGACCTTCCCGGAGGGTCAGCTGGGTGTGACCGTGAACCAGGCGCTCGTGGCGTCGTCGTCCAGCCTCATCGTGGACTTCGACATGTACAGCGAGTGGCACGATTGGATGAAGCTGTCCGACAGCGGTTTCATCCGCAATCACGACCCGAAGGGCGACACCCTGTACGGCATCGAGATCATGGTGCACCCCCAGTTTCGTGGGATGAAGCTCGCGCGCCGCCTGTACGAGGCACGCAAGCAGCTCTGTCGTGACCTGAACCTCGCCCGCATCGTGATCGGAGGTCGCATCCCGGGATATCGGGAGCACGCCAAGCGGATCACCGCGCAGCAGTACTGCGACCGGGTCGTTCGCAAGGAGCTCGTCGATCCGGTGTTGACCACTCAGGTCGCCAACGGCTTCGTGCTGCAGCGACTGATTCCGGATTACCTGCCGTCGGACGAGGACTCGTCGGGCTGGGCCACCCACATGGAGTGGGTGAACCTCGACTACCGTCCCAGCGAGCAACGGAACCTGCGCGCGGTCCAGAGCGTCCGCATCGGCGCGGTGCAGTACAAGATGCGCGCGATCTCGAGCTTCGAGGACTTCGCGCAGCAGGTCGCGTTCTTCGTCGACGTCGCCAGCGACTACCGCTGCGACTTCGTGGTGTTCCCCGAGCTCTTCACGCTGCAGCTGCTCGGGTTGGCCAGATCCAAACGCCCCGGTCTGGCCGCGAGAAAGCTCGCGGATTTCACGCCCAGGTACCTCGAGCTGATGACGGCGCTGGCCATCAAGCACGACGTGAACATCGTCGGAGGCAGCCTGTTCAGCATCGAACATGGCAGGCTCTTCAACATCGCCTATCTGTTTCGTAGAAACGGCACGCTCGGCAAGCAGTACAAGCTTCACGTGACCCCCTCGGAGCGCAAGTGGTGGGGCGTGGAAGGTGGCAGCCGGGTCGAGGTCTTCGAAACCGATCGCGGGCGCGTGGCCATCAACGTCTGCTACGACGTGGAGTTCCCGGAATTGGCCAGAGTTGCCGCGAAGTCCGGGGCTCAGATCCTGTTCGTTCCGTTCAACACGGAGGGGCGCCACGGGTACCTGCGGGTCCGGCACTGTGCGCAGGCCCGGGCCATCGAGAACCACTTGTACGTGGTGATCGCAGGTTGCACGGGCAACTTGCCGAACGTGGAGAACGCGGACATCCACTACGCGCAGTCTGCCATCCTGACGCCGGTGGACATCCCCTTCGCTCGCGACGGGGTGGCCGACGAGTGCCAGCCCAACGTGGAGACCATCGTCATGCACGACGTGGATCTCGAGCTCCTGCGACGACACCGCTACACCGGCACCACCACCAACTGGGCAGACCGGCGCACGGATCTCTACGAGATCAGATTCCTGCCCGATGGCTCCGTCGTCTGA
- a CDS encoding N-6 DNA methylase produces the protein MSLSRNELRKLGELGLARGEGLPALMRAAALALARARGLDGEMSLRLRLFQTPEREGFEALEEHFARAEPDALGQLYEVLLEAGGRKRSGSYFTPGALALQVTRAALSARGDTLPASVCDPALGGGAFLLAAAEELARRGAGSRRAIVETRLYGADLSPLAVAVAEAALWLWCGEPDLDPTPLRERLLALDALERGWEQRLPGVGARGFELVIGNPPWVAYAGRAAQPLEPSVRRRLSESFRAFRGYPTLHGLFVERAAELAPNGVLALIVPSPLADLEGYRPVRRALGATHAPCEPLLELGQDAFEGVTQPCFALVASPGGGAEDGRPFRLVERQRARGAASEVQAPEVLTRIASLPSLPRELFGELGFQSAGDVAKTLFLRADAPDERHTLPLLEGKRVSEFRAAPPKLFLNPDPGALARARCRVRSREQYLRARFVVRQTAKYPIAALHDGLPFRNTLLAGFEHEEISPALAVALLNSTLYRALHLALRRDARQAVFPQVKVGHLRALPRPPHDPGAFRALEGLTRRASADSSVAGLRPELDGLVFGLFGLTSDERDAVRRFVLRCAPELARAGI, from the coding sequence GTGAGCCTCTCCCGGAACGAGCTCAGGAAGCTCGGCGAGCTCGGCCTCGCGCGGGGCGAGGGTTTGCCGGCGCTGATGCGCGCCGCCGCGCTGGCACTGGCGCGCGCCCGCGGCCTGGACGGAGAGATGTCGCTGCGCCTGCGGCTGTTCCAGACGCCCGAGCGCGAGGGCTTCGAAGCGCTGGAGGAGCACTTCGCGCGAGCCGAGCCCGACGCGCTCGGTCAGCTCTACGAGGTGCTGCTCGAGGCGGGCGGGCGCAAGCGGAGCGGTAGCTACTTCACGCCCGGCGCGCTTGCGCTTCAGGTGACGCGGGCTGCGCTCTCGGCTCGGGGTGACACGCTGCCCGCCAGCGTGTGCGATCCCGCGCTGGGCGGAGGTGCGTTCCTGCTCGCGGCGGCCGAAGAGCTCGCGCGCCGGGGAGCGGGTAGCCGGCGCGCGATCGTCGAGACTCGCCTCTACGGCGCCGATCTGAGCCCGCTCGCCGTGGCCGTCGCGGAGGCTGCGCTCTGGCTCTGGTGTGGCGAGCCCGACTTAGACCCGACGCCGCTCCGCGAGCGCTTGCTCGCCCTCGACGCCCTCGAGCGCGGCTGGGAGCAGCGCCTCCCCGGCGTGGGCGCGCGCGGCTTCGAGCTGGTGATCGGCAACCCTCCGTGGGTCGCTTACGCGGGGCGCGCGGCGCAGCCGCTCGAGCCGAGCGTGCGGCGCCGGCTGAGCGAGAGCTTCCGCGCGTTCCGCGGTTACCCCACGTTGCACGGCTTGTTCGTGGAGCGCGCGGCCGAGCTCGCGCCAAACGGAGTGCTCGCGCTGATCGTGCCCAGCCCGCTCGCCGATCTGGAAGGCTACCGCCCCGTGCGCCGAGCGCTCGGCGCCACGCACGCGCCCTGCGAGCCGCTGCTAGAGCTCGGGCAGGACGCGTTCGAGGGTGTCACGCAGCCGTGCTTCGCGCTGGTCGCTTCGCCCGGCGGCGGCGCCGAAGATGGCCGCCCGTTCCGGCTCGTCGAGCGGCAACGCGCCCGCGGCGCGGCCAGCGAGGTCCAGGCGCCGGAGGTGCTGACGCGCATCGCCAGTCTGCCGAGCCTGCCGCGCGAGCTGTTCGGAGAGCTCGGCTTCCAGAGCGCGGGCGACGTCGCGAAGACGCTGTTCTTGCGGGCCGACGCGCCCGACGAGCGGCATACGTTGCCCTTGCTCGAGGGCAAGCGCGTCAGCGAGTTTCGCGCCGCGCCGCCGAAGCTGTTCCTGAACCCCGACCCCGGCGCGCTGGCGCGAGCGCGCTGCCGGGTGCGCTCCAGAGAGCAGTACCTGCGCGCGCGCTTCGTCGTGCGCCAGACCGCCAAGTACCCCATCGCGGCGCTCCACGACGGGCTGCCATTCCGCAACACGCTGCTCGCGGGCTTCGAGCACGAAGAGATCTCACCCGCGCTGGCCGTCGCGCTCTTGAACAGCACGCTCTACCGCGCGCTGCACCTGGCGCTGCGGCGAGACGCACGCCAGGCGGTGTTCCCTCAGGTCAAGGTCGGGCACCTGCGCGCGCTGCCGCGGCCGCCGCACGACCCGGGCGCGTTTCGGGCGCTCGAAGGGCTCACTCGGCGCGCATCCGCGGACAGCTCGGTGGCGGGCCTACGGCCAGAGCTCGACGGGTTGGTGTTCGGGCTGTTCGGCCTGACGAGCGACGAGCGCGATGCCGTTCGGAGGTTCGTGCTGCGGTGCGCGCCGGAGCTGGCTAGAGCTGGGATCTGA
- the pdxA gene encoding 4-hydroxythreonine-4-phosphate dehydrogenase PdxA, whose product MIAVSTGCPAGVGPEVSVAAAARLGKPCVLVGDSATLLLAAERVGVSRDRLVPFARRAKKGQIHLLHVGPALGPADRRPGRPSRRSGAAQLAYVDVAYGLVEAGVCSALVTGPVSKAAIARSGAPGARGFRGHTEHLAERAGAPHAVMCFASRELVTSLVTTHLPLARVPKAITRSGVARAAVALADLLAALGVRAPHIAVCSLNPHAGEGELLGTEERTAIVPGIRSAARSLGRRARLCGPLGAESAYRKARAGDFDGVVAMYHDQATIPLKLVSFGDAVNVTMGLGVVRTSVDHGTAYDIAWQGRADPSGMQSAMRLALSIRQRPR is encoded by the coding sequence ATGATCGCCGTGAGCACGGGCTGCCCAGCGGGCGTTGGACCGGAGGTCTCCGTCGCGGCGGCGGCTCGGCTGGGCAAGCCCTGCGTGCTGGTGGGCGACTCGGCGACGCTGCTCCTGGCGGCAGAGCGCGTCGGCGTGAGCCGCGACCGCCTGGTGCCCTTCGCCCGTCGCGCGAAGAAGGGCCAGATCCACCTGCTCCACGTCGGGCCTGCGCTCGGGCCAGCAGATCGGCGTCCGGGGCGCCCCAGCCGTCGCAGCGGCGCGGCGCAGCTCGCCTACGTGGACGTGGCCTACGGCCTCGTGGAGGCGGGGGTGTGCAGCGCGCTCGTGACGGGGCCGGTGAGCAAGGCGGCCATCGCGCGTTCGGGTGCGCCGGGGGCCCGGGGCTTTCGCGGCCACACCGAGCACCTGGCGGAGCGTGCCGGCGCCCCGCACGCGGTGATGTGCTTCGCTTCGCGGGAGCTCGTGACCAGTCTGGTGACGACCCACCTGCCGCTCGCGCGCGTGCCCAAGGCCATCACGCGCTCGGGCGTGGCTCGGGCCGCCGTCGCGCTCGCCGACCTGCTCGCCGCGCTCGGAGTGCGCGCACCACACATCGCCGTGTGCTCGCTGAATCCGCACGCTGGCGAGGGCGAGCTCCTGGGCACGGAGGAGCGCACCGCCATCGTCCCGGGCATCCGGAGCGCCGCGCGTTCGCTGGGCCGGCGGGCGCGGCTGTGCGGCCCGCTGGGTGCCGAGAGCGCCTATCGCAAGGCGCGCGCCGGCGACTTCGACGGAGTGGTCGCCATGTACCACGACCAGGCGACCATCCCGCTCAAGCTGGTGTCGTTCGGCGACGCCGTGAACGTGACGATGGGCCTCGGCGTGGTGCGCACCAGCGTGGATCACGGCACCGCCTACGACATCGCCTGGCAGGGCAGGGCCGATCCGTCAGGCATGCAGAGCGCGATGCGGCTGGCGCTTTCCATCCGGCAGCGGCCTCGCTAG
- a CDS encoding response regulator transcription factor, with the protein MAPKSVESVGGRSRTFVGVIGHGPLLEREDGAAATLRQLGATVRTLDLWDDPLNLVRDDDEELGVCARAFVFEALDRPDLAVVALRALRKESSFDGVGALIALTVGQIARVEPSSGFDDFVLHPYVPEELYARIRAIEWRRSEFSTDERLKVGTLIVDKAAHSVSVNGRVVPLTAKEFALLAYLCERRGRVHTREHLLARVWGNRYEGGPRTVDIHVRRLRAKLGEALPLETLRGSGYKLRAPEGVESVSGDSTPPPPSTEDA; encoded by the coding sequence GTGGCACCGAAATCGGTTGAGTCGGTCGGCGGGCGCTCCCGGACGTTCGTGGGGGTGATCGGTCACGGCCCGCTCTTGGAGCGGGAAGACGGTGCCGCGGCCACGCTACGCCAGCTCGGGGCCACGGTGCGGACGCTGGATCTGTGGGACGATCCGCTCAACCTGGTGCGCGACGACGACGAGGAGCTCGGGGTCTGCGCCCGCGCCTTCGTCTTCGAGGCGCTCGACCGACCCGATCTAGCCGTCGTGGCCCTGCGGGCGCTGCGCAAGGAGAGCTCCTTCGACGGCGTGGGCGCGCTCATCGCCTTGACCGTGGGCCAAATCGCGCGCGTCGAGCCCTCGAGCGGCTTCGACGACTTCGTGCTCCACCCGTACGTGCCGGAGGAGCTGTACGCCCGCATTCGCGCCATCGAGTGGCGACGCAGCGAGTTCTCGACCGACGAGCGGCTCAAGGTCGGCACGCTGATCGTGGACAAGGCGGCGCACAGCGTCAGCGTGAACGGTCGAGTCGTGCCGCTGACCGCCAAGGAGTTCGCCCTGCTGGCGTACCTGTGCGAGCGGCGCGGGCGCGTTCACACCCGCGAGCACCTCTTGGCTCGGGTCTGGGGCAATCGTTACGAGGGCGGGCCGCGTACCGTGGACATCCACGTGCGCCGCCTGCGCGCGAAGCTGGGTGAGGCGTTGCCGCTCGAGACGCTGCGTGGGTCCGGCTACAAGCTGCGCGCGCCGGAGGGTGTCGAGTCGGTGAGCGGTGACTCCACGCCGCCGCCGCCTTCCACGGAGGACGCATGA
- the tldD gene encoding metalloprotease TldD (responsible for the proteolytic maturation of the E. coli pMccB17 plasmid-encoded microcin B17, an exported protein that targets the essential topoisomerase II DNA gyrase; degrades the E. coli plasmid F-encoded CcdA) encodes MTASSTYRAPFAAGGPLAIDAEICRKLLAIALGRGGDYADLFFEYRAGGGLVFEEGITKSASRGVSMGLGVRVQRGDATGYAHTEDLTMDAMKRAAETAARIANENGKAPPLRLDPLSLSSRYELDVPSIDVAGMDKRRLLERASRAAHAFDPRILKVEATFAEEIREILVATSDGRLAHDVQPLLRFGVRAIAEENGKRESGSSGGGGRMTLGYFEDRSPEWHAERAAKQAITMLGAKQAPAGQMEVVLAPGDSGILLHEAVGHGLEADFNRKGTSNYTGMVGKPVASELCTVVDDPTFLQSRGSINVDDEGIEPEKSVLIEDGVLRGYMQDRLSARHFKVSPRGNGRRESFACVPMPRMTNTVLLAGPHDAEEIVRSVKRGIFAKTFGGGQVDISNGDFVFSLTESYLIEDGKLTAPLKGVNLIGNGPETLRDVTMLGNDVAISDGIWTCGKDGQSVPVGVGCPTIKIQKITVGGTEIG; translated from the coding sequence ATGACCGCCAGCAGCACTTATCGCGCGCCGTTCGCCGCCGGCGGACCGCTCGCCATCGACGCCGAGATCTGTCGGAAGCTCCTCGCGATCGCCCTCGGACGCGGTGGCGACTACGCGGATCTGTTCTTCGAGTATCGGGCCGGCGGCGGCCTGGTCTTCGAGGAGGGCATCACCAAGAGCGCCTCCCGCGGGGTGAGCATGGGCCTCGGCGTGCGCGTGCAGCGCGGCGACGCGACGGGTTACGCGCACACCGAAGATCTGACCATGGACGCGATGAAGCGGGCGGCCGAGACCGCGGCCCGCATCGCCAACGAGAATGGCAAGGCGCCTCCGCTGCGCTTGGACCCGCTCTCGCTGTCGAGCCGCTACGAGCTCGACGTGCCGAGCATCGACGTCGCGGGCATGGACAAGCGCCGGCTGCTGGAGCGCGCCAGCCGTGCGGCGCACGCCTTCGACCCTCGCATCTTGAAGGTGGAGGCGACCTTCGCCGAAGAAATCCGGGAAATTCTCGTCGCGACCAGCGACGGCCGGCTTGCCCACGACGTGCAACCCCTGTTGCGGTTCGGCGTGCGAGCCATCGCGGAGGAGAACGGCAAGCGGGAGTCCGGCTCGAGCGGCGGCGGAGGGCGCATGACGCTGGGCTACTTCGAGGATCGGAGCCCGGAGTGGCACGCCGAGCGCGCCGCCAAGCAGGCCATCACCATGCTGGGCGCCAAGCAGGCGCCGGCGGGACAGATGGAGGTCGTGCTCGCCCCCGGCGACAGCGGCATCTTGCTGCACGAGGCCGTCGGACACGGGCTCGAAGCCGACTTCAACCGCAAGGGCACCAGCAACTACACGGGCATGGTGGGCAAGCCCGTCGCCAGCGAGCTGTGCACGGTGGTGGACGACCCCACGTTCTTGCAGAGCCGTGGCTCCATCAACGTGGACGACGAAGGGATCGAGCCGGAGAAGAGCGTGCTCATAGAGGACGGCGTCTTGCGCGGCTACATGCAAGATCGGCTGTCTGCGCGGCATTTCAAGGTCTCTCCCCGCGGCAACGGCCGGCGCGAGAGCTTCGCTTGCGTGCCCATGCCGCGCATGACGAACACCGTGCTGCTCGCCGGACCCCACGACGCCGAGGAGATCGTGCGCAGCGTGAAGCGCGGCATCTTCGCCAAGACCTTCGGCGGAGGTCAGGTGGACATCTCGAATGGAGACTTCGTGTTCTCGCTCACCGAGAGCTACCTGATCGAAGACGGCAAGCTCACCGCGCCGCTCAAGGGAGTGAACCTGATCGGCAACGGCCCGGAGACCCTGCGCGACGTGACGATGCTGGGCAACGACGTCGCCATCTCGGACGGCATCTGGACCTGCGGCAAGGACGGCCAGAGCGTGCCTGTCGGGGTCGGCTGCCCGACCATCAAGATCCAGAAGATCACCGTCGGTGGCACCGAAATCGGTTGA